The Halomonas sp. THAF5a genome segment CCATCTTCGCCTCGCTGGCCGACCGCACCGACGTCGACATCATCACCCACGTGATGGACGAGTGCGGCTGGCCGAGCAACATCGAGCTGCGCTACATGTTCCAGAAGGGGGACGGCAAGCGCTCCGCCATGGCGGAAGTGCTGCGCGCGATCTCGCGTCGCGCCCCGGCCCCGGATGCCCTGCTGGTCTCGATGGACGGCGACATCCTGCTCGAGCCCGACACCCTCGAGCGCTCGCTGTCGTTCTTCCGCACCAACGAGGACCTGGGCGCGCTGACCACCAACAACAGTGCCATCGTCACCGGCGGCGACGTCACCAAGGAGTGGTACGACCTGCGCTACGCCCAGCGCCATCTGGTGATGAGCTCCGGCTCGGTGTCGCGCCGGCTGCTGGTGCTGACCGGCCGCTACAGCGCCTTCCGCCTCGACCTCGCCACCCAGCCGAGCTTCATCGAGCTGGTCGAGAACGACCGCGTCGACCACTGGCGCTTCGGCAACTTCAAGTTCCTCTCGGGGGACGACAAGTCGACCTGGTACTGGCTGCTCAAGAACGGCTGGCGGATGCTCTACCTGCCGGACGTCTACGTCACCGGGTTCGAGGAGCTGCCGGACCGCCGTCGCTTCTTCAAGTCGACCACCGACCTGATGCGCCGCTGGTACGGCAACATGCTGCGTACCAGCAGCCGGGCGATCGCCCTGGGGCCGCGCCCGATGGGCATGTTCACCTGGTGGAGCCTGGTCGACCAGCGCCTGTCCATGTGGACGACCCTGATCGGCCCCACGGTGGCGATCCTGGTGACCCTGTTCGTGCGGCCCTCGTTCATCTTCGCCTACGCGCTGTGGATCCTGTTCACGCGCAGCATCTCGACGCTGATCCTGGCCTGGCAACGCGGCCGCTTCAGCCTGCTGTGGATCCCGCTGATCTATTACAACCAGGTCTTCGGCGCCCTGCTCAAGACCTACGTCAGCTTCCGCTTCAACCGCCAGAAGTGGTCGCGCCAGGGGATCTCCGCCGGCGAGCCGGACGATCCAGCCGCGGTCAACCGCCAGCGTCGCATGGGTCACGTGCTGCACGGCGCCTTCATCGCGGTGATGCTCTACGTGCTGGTGCTGGCCACCGGGGTGCTGCAGCCGCCGGATCGCACCGCCATGGCCATCCTCCAGGGTCCCGCCGCCGAGGCTCAGACCGGCACGGCCAATCGCTGGATGGCGATGATCCTGGCCGACGGCTCCCCCAGCGGCAACGTCACCCTGCCGCCGGAGCGCCTGGCGCTGGACGAGGGCCTGCTGGATATCGTGGCCACCACCGAGCGCATGCGGACCGAGCGCCTCGCCGGCGCGCCCGGCGACGAGCCGACCACGCTCGAGATCAGCCCCGAACTGGCACGTCATGTCCACGACGCCAGCGGTCGCCCGCTCGACGCCGGACAGCTCGCGACCTGCCACACGCCCCAGGGCTGCGCCCTCGAACTCGACGACCGCACGGTGGCCCTCGTCGACCTGACTATCAGCGTGCAACCCGGCCGCTCCTGACCTCGCAGGACGCCGCCGGGAGGCAACCATTGGAGAGAGACTCCCCATGACCGATTACTACGCCGACCATCACGATCGAAGCGAGCCCACGCTGGGCGATCAGCGCCAGGCCACTCACGGCGACAGCGGCCGGGCCGGTCATCGCGGCCAGGGCCCCGACCAGACGCCCGGCGCCGGGATCGCCCACGAGCGCCGCGACGAGCGTCGTTACCTGCGCGTGAAGCGCACCTTCCAGGTCAAGATGGACGACGGCCAGGTGTTCGACGGCGTCGACCTCTCCCAGGGCGGCTTCGCGATCCACAGCCAGCGGCCGCTCCGCGAGGGCGCCCGGGTCCAGGCCTCGCTGCTGCTGCAGGCCGGCGGCGCCGAGATGACAGTGCCCGTGACAGCCGAGTGCCGGCACTGCACGGCCGGCGAGGCGGGCCACATCGCCGGCTTCGAGTTCACCGACATCAGCCCCGGCCACCAGGAGCTGCTGCGGCGCATCATCCGCGCCAGCCTCAGCGGTCGCGAGATGGACCTCGAGGGCATGATCGGAGGCGAGGACCCACAGACGCCCCGCAAGCGCGGCGGTGCCGGCCAGAGCCAGCCGGCCCAGCGTCCGCCCAAGCCGCTGGGCCGCTATGTGGCGCTGTTCATGGCCATCGGCGTGCTCGGCCTGGTGGCGGCGGCCACCGCCTACCGCAACTTCATGCTGATCCAGCCGAACTTCGCCGCGGTGACCGCGCCGCGCATCGACATACGCGCCCCGGGGCCGGGCATCCTGCAGGCCCATGACCTCCAGGCCGGCGACCGGGTCGAGCGCGACGCGAAGCTGACCAGCGTCAAGAACGTCGACCTCGAGTCGGACCTGATCCTGGCCCAGGCCGCACAGAGCTACAACAGCCAGCTGATCGAGAACCTGCAGGAGAACCTCGAGGCCGGCAGCGGCCAGATCAGCCTGGCCAACTCCGCCCGCCCGGCCAACGGCGAGTCGGTGAGCTTCGAGACGGTGTCGCCGGAGATCGCCCGGGCGCGCATCGACCAGTTCGAGACCGCACGCGACTTCCAGAGCTCGCGGATCACCGCGCTGGAGGCCCGCCAGTCCCAGAACGAGGTCTACAGCCCCTGCCACTGCCTGGTGGCCTGGGCCCTGAGCAGCTCCGACGGCACCTACATCAACGAGAGCGAGCGCATCATGACGCTCATCCGCACCGGCGAGAACGACATCATGGTCGAGGCCCTGGTGCACATGGACGACATCGATCGCATCGGCCCGGACCAGCAGGCCTACATCTCGCTGCCCAACACCGCCGGCCCGATCAGCGCCCGAGTGCGCAGCGTGGCGCTGGACATCGAGCGCCAGCCGCGCGCCGGCTTCCCCAGCTGGGTGCGTCAGCAGCAGAACGTGGCCAGCGTGCTGCTGGTGCCCGAAGAGCCGCTGCCGGCCGACGCCGTCGGCACCCCGGTGGACGTGCGCTTCACCGACACCCCGCTGGTCGGCAGCGCCGCCGAATGGGTGTGGCAGGGTGCCCGCTCGGTCGGCCAGCTGGTCGACGGCCTGATCGACGGCGTCACCGGCGCGGACAACGACGAGACCACCGAACGCCAGGCGAGCTGAGCCCGCGCGGCCTCTCACGAGGACACCCCGGCCGCCCGCGCGGCGGCCCCCGACCGGAGCCCGATATGTCAGCCGAACACGTCATCCCGAGAAAGCGCCCCCTGGCCCTGCTGATGCTGGCCCTGCTGCCCGGCCTGAGCGCCCCGGCCCTGGCCGAGGGCAAGGGCAAGGGGCCCGCGATCACCTCGCCGAGCGTGGCCGCCTGCTCGACCCGCTACCCGCAGGTCGCCGCCCCCTCCCCCGCCCTGCAGGCCGAGGATGCCCAGGCCGCCATCCGCGAAGGCTTCGCCACCCGGCGCGACTGGGGCACCGAGAACGCCGAGCGCCTCCCGGCCGGCGAGACCGGCCTCGATGAGGCCGGCCTGCGCATCCACTATCCCGAGGGCACCTCGTCGCCGGGCGATACCGAGACGGGCGGCGCCGGCTTCTATGCCGCCCCCGACGCCCTGGCCGGCGCCGAGCGCGCCTGCCTCCAGTACCGGGTGCGCTTCGAGCCGGGCTTCGACTTCGTCAAGGGCGGCAAGCTGCCCGGCCTGTACGGCGGCGAGGCGCCCAGCGGCGGCGAGGAGGCCGACGGCGAGAACGGCTTCTCCATGCGCTACATGTGGCGGGCCAACGGCCAGGGCGAGCTCTACGAATATGCCGTCGACCAGCACGAGGACTACGGCAAGTCGGTCGGTCGCGGCCGCTGGACCTTCCCCACCGGCCAGTGGGTGACCCTGGAGCAGGAGATCATCCTCAACGATCCCGGCCAGGAGAACGGCATGGCCCGCGTCTGGGTGGACGGCCAGCCGATCCTCGAGCAGGGCGGCATCGTCTATCGCACCAGCGAGTCGGTGACCATCGACGGCCTGATGTTCTCGACCTTCTTCGGCGGTCACGGCAAGGACTGGCGCACGCCCCGCGACCAGCACGTCGACTTCGCCGGCTTCCGCTTCCATGCTCCCCGTTCCTGATTCCGAGGACTCTCGATGTCTCTGTCTCCATCCACCCGCCCAGGCCGCGGCGCCATGCCCCGTCGCCTGCTCGCCGGCCTGTCCCTGGCCCTCTGCGGGCTGGGCGCGGGCGGGCTCTCCACGGCCCAAGCCATGACCCTCGAGGAGCGTGCCGAGCTCGACCTGTCGAACTACGAGGTGAAGGATCCCGACGCCTCCTATTTCGACGTCGAGAAGCGCATGGCGCAGCTCGAGAACACCGACAACGCGATCC includes the following:
- a CDS encoding glycosyltransferase; amino-acid sequence: MSKLPDHTSVASKVTEVTALLLLLALLVLLLSELPSEVFSPASKSFFFAIGAIGAWRYSWWFVQALRSVWYNRRIFPRLRAAADAAGEAAKPSELYVLCTSFRIDADVSYRVYEALVREVRDYGVPTTIFASLADRTDVDIITHVMDECGWPSNIELRYMFQKGDGKRSAMAEVLRAISRRAPAPDALLVSMDGDILLEPDTLERSLSFFRTNEDLGALTTNNSAIVTGGDVTKEWYDLRYAQRHLVMSSGSVSRRLLVLTGRYSAFRLDLATQPSFIELVENDRVDHWRFGNFKFLSGDDKSTWYWLLKNGWRMLYLPDVYVTGFEELPDRRRFFKSTTDLMRRWYGNMLRTSSRAIALGPRPMGMFTWWSLVDQRLSMWTTLIGPTVAILVTLFVRPSFIFAYALWILFTRSISTLILAWQRGRFSLLWIPLIYYNQVFGALLKTYVSFRFNRQKWSRQGISAGEPDDPAAVNRQRRMGHVLHGAFIAVMLYVLVLATGVLQPPDRTAMAILQGPAAEAQTGTANRWMAMILADGSPSGNVTLPPERLALDEGLLDIVATTERMRTERLAGAPGDEPTTLEISPELARHVHDASGRPLDAGQLATCHTPQGCALELDDRTVALVDLTISVQPGRS
- a CDS encoding PilZ domain-containing protein — translated: MTDYYADHHDRSEPTLGDQRQATHGDSGRAGHRGQGPDQTPGAGIAHERRDERRYLRVKRTFQVKMDDGQVFDGVDLSQGGFAIHSQRPLREGARVQASLLLQAGGAEMTVPVTAECRHCTAGEAGHIAGFEFTDISPGHQELLRRIIRASLSGREMDLEGMIGGEDPQTPRKRGGAGQSQPAQRPPKPLGRYVALFMAIGVLGLVAAATAYRNFMLIQPNFAAVTAPRIDIRAPGPGILQAHDLQAGDRVERDAKLTSVKNVDLESDLILAQAAQSYNSQLIENLQENLEAGSGQISLANSARPANGESVSFETVSPEIARARIDQFETARDFQSSRITALEARQSQNEVYSPCHCLVAWALSSSDGTYINESERIMTLIRTGENDIMVEALVHMDDIDRIGPDQQAYISLPNTAGPISARVRSVALDIERQPRAGFPSWVRQQQNVASVLLVPEEPLPADAVGTPVDVRFTDTPLVGSAAEWVWQGARSVGQLVDGLIDGVTGADNDETTERQAS
- a CDS encoding polysaccharide lyase produces the protein MSAEHVIPRKRPLALLMLALLPGLSAPALAEGKGKGPAITSPSVAACSTRYPQVAAPSPALQAEDAQAAIREGFATRRDWGTENAERLPAGETGLDEAGLRIHYPEGTSSPGDTETGGAGFYAAPDALAGAERACLQYRVRFEPGFDFVKGGKLPGLYGGEAPSGGEEADGENGFSMRYMWRANGQGELYEYAVDQHEDYGKSVGRGRWTFPTGQWVTLEQEIILNDPGQENGMARVWVDGQPILEQGGIVYRTSESVTIDGLMFSTFFGGHGKDWRTPRDQHVDFAGFRFHAPRS